One window of Thermocoleostomius sinensis A174 genomic DNA carries:
- a CDS encoding PQQ-dependent sugar dehydrogenase, whose amino-acid sequence MRQTKLITSGILLSLFGLFACTPTTESVQESPVEVTPNATQATPETTEEQTVAQAAPVEPVCRLVEGGFGPQGQVNVQVEEVVSGLDVPWGIAFLPNNDMLVTERPGRVRLIQNGELRPETIATIPVSDRGEGGLLGIAAHPEFATNRFFYVYFTADDGGAVVNRVERWQLAEDGLSATRDRTIVDGIPVAQFHNGGRIRFGPDGMLYIGTGDARDPDLSQDINSLAGKILRVTPEGEVPADNPFAGNPVYVLGIRNTQGFDWINNSTLWVSDHGPSGELGRSGHDKVSVVQAGDNMGWPTTYRCESAEGLVTPSIVWQQALPPGGATIYTGDAIPEWNGSLMIAALGAEQLQRVVIDPTTNQVQQHEVYLQGQQGRLREAIMGPDGELYVTTSNCDGRGSCPPELDKILRITRE is encoded by the coding sequence ATGAGACAAACCAAACTAATTACCAGTGGAATTCTGTTAAGCCTATTTGGACTATTTGCCTGTACACCCACAACTGAATCAGTTCAGGAATCTCCGGTTGAGGTTACACCCAACGCTACTCAAGCTACACCTGAAACGACCGAGGAACAGACTGTTGCTCAAGCTGCCCCGGTTGAACCTGTGTGCCGTTTGGTGGAAGGAGGGTTCGGTCCCCAAGGTCAGGTCAATGTGCAAGTTGAGGAAGTGGTGTCTGGGTTAGATGTCCCTTGGGGCATCGCGTTTCTTCCTAATAACGATATGCTGGTGACCGAGCGACCCGGTCGAGTACGGCTGATACAGAATGGGGAATTACGTCCTGAAACGATCGCCACTATTCCTGTCAGCGATCGAGGTGAAGGCGGATTGTTGGGTATTGCAGCCCATCCTGAGTTCGCCACCAACCGTTTCTTCTATGTGTACTTTACGGCTGATGATGGCGGTGCGGTGGTGAATCGGGTAGAGCGCTGGCAGTTGGCAGAAGATGGGCTGAGTGCTACCCGCGATCGCACTATCGTAGACGGTATTCCAGTAGCACAATTTCACAATGGCGGTCGCATTCGATTTGGTCCTGATGGGATGCTCTACATTGGCACAGGCGATGCTAGGGACCCCGATTTATCTCAAGATATCAACAGCCTAGCGGGAAAGATTTTGCGCGTCACGCCCGAGGGAGAGGTGCCAGCAGACAATCCCTTTGCAGGTAACCCGGTCTATGTGCTGGGAATCCGTAACACACAGGGGTTCGATTGGATTAATAACTCTACGTTATGGGTTAGCGATCATGGCCCTAGCGGCGAGCTAGGTCGATCGGGTCACGACAAAGTAAGTGTGGTGCAAGCGGGCGACAATATGGGCTGGCCTACTACTTACCGCTGTGAATCGGCGGAAGGCCTAGTAACACCCTCGATCGTGTGGCAACAAGCACTCCCCCCCGGTGGAGCAACTATTTATACAGGCGATGCGATTCCTGAATGGAATGGAAGCTTAATGATTGCGGCATTGGGTGCAGAACAATTGCAGCGCGTGGTCATTGACCCGACAACAAATCAAGTGCAGCAGCATGAAGTATATTTGCAAGGGCAGCAGGGACGTTTACGAGAGGCGATAATGGGCCCAGATGGTGAATTGTATGTCACCACCAGTAATTGTGATGGCCGTGGGAGTTGTCCACCGGAATTAGACAAGATTCTGCGGATTACTCGCGAATAA
- a CDS encoding DUF4089 domain-containing protein: MTNSTDRNLDVALLVDQMAWMLELPLHPDYRPGVIANLERTATIAQLVMEFPIADEIEAAPTFQP, translated from the coding sequence ATGACTAACTCAACCGATCGCAACCTCGATGTCGCTCTTCTCGTTGACCAAATGGCCTGGATGCTAGAATTACCCCTTCATCCAGACTATCGCCCCGGTGTGATTGCCAACTTAGAACGCACAGCCACCATTGCACAACTGGTGATGGAATTTCCGATCGCCGACGAGATCGAAGCCGCCCCTACCTTTCAGCCCTAG
- a CDS encoding M15 family metallopeptidase: MASELLSEFSSAPVEDIPEAVREHPQPSSRSWFDQRGWRWGLSGIGILLLLCLPFLLWSRSSPPSRSQPSNAAVPTNTDSNPDEIATVAQPASEPAEENPSTSLLGHFPYEEAPRSELVSITDDGSILLRQAAAEKFLDMMAAAKAEGVEIVPLSGFRSIDEQEGVFFDVKAERGQEATKRAEVSAPPGYSEHHTGYAIDVGDRYYPDADLRESFENTPAFKWLQSNAGYYSFELSFPKGNAQNVSYEPWHWRFVGDRDSLETFYRVRGTRAQPTVRLKSRESADE; this comes from the coding sequence ATGGCATCCGAGCTTTTGTCAGAATTCTCGTCTGCTCCCGTGGAAGACATTCCCGAAGCTGTCCGAGAGCACCCACAGCCGTCATCGCGATCGTGGTTTGATCAACGAGGCTGGCGCTGGGGGCTGAGCGGCATTGGCATTCTGCTGTTGCTTTGTCTGCCGTTCTTGCTTTGGTCACGATCGTCTCCACCATCTCGCTCTCAACCTTCTAACGCAGCGGTGCCGACAAATACAGATTCAAATCCAGATGAAATAGCCACAGTTGCACAACCAGCTTCCGAGCCTGCTGAAGAGAACCCATCAACTTCGCTCTTGGGACATTTTCCCTATGAAGAAGCTCCTCGATCTGAGTTGGTCTCAATTACTGATGATGGCAGTATTCTGCTGCGTCAGGCGGCTGCCGAGAAATTTCTGGATATGATGGCCGCTGCTAAAGCCGAGGGAGTTGAAATCGTACCATTGTCTGGGTTTCGATCGATCGACGAACAAGAAGGCGTGTTCTTTGATGTGAAAGCTGAACGCGGTCAAGAAGCCACCAAACGGGCCGAAGTTAGTGCCCCTCCTGGCTACAGCGAGCATCATACTGGGTATGCTATTGACGTGGGCGATCGTTATTATCCCGATGCCGACTTGCGAGAAAGCTTTGAAAACACGCCCGCCTTTAAGTGGTTACAGTCCAACGCCGGATACTATAGTTTTGAGTTGTCTTTTCCTAAAGGCAATGCGCAAAATGTTAGCTATGAACCTTGGCACTGGCGGTTTGTGGGCGATCGGGACAGTTTAGAAACGTTTTACCGGGTTAGAGGAACTCGCGCTCAGCCAACTGTTCGTTTGAAATCCCGCGAATCAGCCGATGAGTAG
- a CDS encoding di-heme oxidoredictase family protein, translating to MRLRIILILVALLGFAGFLGYQIELTLPSGPPALAATYTPLTQPAPRGIGSYDVLGHVVSQSEAEQLLQTDTGQEFLSPENGAVEITEDLLDLGRKTFYQESFGNDVLFTDVVGILDGPLGVSQLAKSILALKGQPTSNLQVTLDEDVKLGDRTFPAGTVINTGLDVAKGSLVPLGLVNHLDHGKLRVGITCALCHATVNEQTGRIIEGATNTDVNLGMLLAMASNSAALFRQTDVNPTEIPSGEHTYLTDDGEMATLPDPQIMEDAVDEAFLSWPPGNFVSNGDLKNNSAKVPSSYTHEAFPFAWSGVASIGWFHGLTTLNNAVFGLNADPTTTADAAPEVLGIDKDLYLGTMFQNAPSSRYRLPEETNPSEFFEQVDPTPGAPGINWTIKMPEYPKGTLFMQNGLMAATPGHAVAAELNGMSAWQNTLAPPPNESITDIESVQRGAKVFEDANCASCHSGRYFTNHRVIAQREIKTQPVRAPASKDFAKAFVPPDTYAPNVPVPLPPDPTVLTVPTDITPEEDIQLAYAQSDPAGGYKVIKLIGTYLHAPYLHDGGVAASATALAQEEDGWYSIAEPDQIGMVGTFMQGIKPDAAASLRMLVDRTLREPMVTANKANADLQRSNVSGQGHEYWVDKQAGFAPQDQTDLVNFLLSLDDDPIALPPSVTSELAAMEARKET from the coding sequence ATGCGACTCCGAATTATCTTGATTTTAGTTGCCCTTCTTGGCTTCGCCGGCTTTCTGGGCTACCAGATCGAACTCACCTTACCCAGCGGCCCTCCTGCTTTGGCTGCTACCTACACTCCGCTCACACAACCTGCCCCACGCGGTATTGGTTCCTATGATGTGCTGGGTCATGTTGTCAGCCAGTCCGAGGCCGAGCAGTTGCTGCAAACCGACACTGGGCAGGAGTTCCTATCTCCAGAAAATGGAGCGGTTGAAATTACAGAGGATCTGCTTGACCTTGGACGGAAAACGTTCTATCAAGAATCCTTCGGCAACGATGTACTGTTCACTGATGTGGTTGGCATCTTAGATGGACCATTGGGAGTGAGTCAGTTGGCTAAATCGATTTTGGCGTTGAAAGGACAGCCTACTTCCAATTTGCAAGTCACGTTAGATGAAGACGTGAAACTGGGCGATCGAACCTTCCCCGCTGGTACGGTGATCAACACGGGATTAGATGTCGCCAAAGGATCGCTCGTGCCATTAGGACTGGTGAATCATCTCGATCACGGAAAACTGCGTGTCGGCATCACCTGCGCGCTCTGCCATGCTACGGTTAACGAGCAGACCGGACGGATCATTGAAGGAGCAACCAACACCGACGTCAATTTAGGAATGCTGTTGGCAATGGCTTCCAATTCAGCAGCACTGTTTCGACAAACGGATGTTAATCCAACTGAGATTCCATCCGGAGAGCATACCTACCTAACTGATGACGGTGAAATGGCAACCTTGCCTGATCCCCAAATCATGGAAGATGCTGTCGATGAGGCATTTCTATCTTGGCCGCCTGGAAATTTTGTCTCGAATGGCGATCTGAAAAACAACTCAGCCAAAGTTCCTTCGTCCTACACCCATGAGGCATTTCCGTTTGCCTGGAGTGGGGTGGCATCGATCGGCTGGTTTCATGGCTTGACCACACTCAACAATGCTGTGTTTGGTTTAAACGCTGATCCAACCACCACGGCTGATGCGGCTCCAGAGGTACTGGGCATCGACAAAGATCTTTATCTGGGCACGATGTTCCAAAATGCCCCTAGTTCTCGCTATCGCCTACCAGAGGAAACCAATCCCTCAGAATTTTTTGAGCAGGTTGATCCGACACCGGGTGCACCGGGCATCAACTGGACAATCAAAATGCCGGAGTATCCTAAAGGCACGTTGTTTATGCAAAACGGCTTGATGGCAGCCACACCCGGACATGCCGTTGCCGCTGAACTGAATGGCATGTCTGCCTGGCAAAACACGCTGGCTCCTCCCCCTAACGAGTCGATCACGGATATAGAGTCGGTACAGCGAGGCGCGAAAGTTTTTGAAGATGCCAATTGTGCCAGTTGTCACAGTGGACGTTACTTCACGAATCATCGGGTGATTGCGCAGCGAGAAATTAAAACTCAACCAGTGCGTGCGCCTGCCTCGAAGGATTTTGCCAAGGCCTTTGTTCCACCCGATACCTATGCACCGAATGTGCCTGTTCCTCTGCCGCCCGATCCAACTGTATTAACAGTGCCGACGGATATCACTCCCGAAGAGGACATCCAGCTTGCCTATGCTCAAAGCGATCCAGCCGGTGGCTACAAGGTAATCAAACTGATTGGCACCTATCTCCATGCGCCTTATTTACATGATGGTGGGGTTGCTGCCAGCGCTACGGCCCTCGCGCAAGAAGAAGATGGTTGGTACAGTATTGCCGAACCAGATCAAATTGGCATGGTGGGTACGTTTATGCAGGGAATTAAACCTGATGCGGCGGCCAGTTTGCGAATGCTGGTCGATCGCACGCTGCGTGAACCCATGGTGACCGCTAACAAAGCGAATGCTGATTTACAGCGATCGAATGTCAGCGGTCAGGGACATGAATATTGGGTAGACAAACAAGCAGGATTTGCACCCCAGGATCAAACCGATTTAGTCAACTTCTTGCTGTCATTGGATGATGACCCGATCGCTCTGCCCCCGTCTGTTACCTCCGAATTAGCAGCCATGGAGGCGAGGAAAGAGACATAG
- the queF gene encoding preQ(1) synthase, whose product MTHIPTPPDRSSTSDPETPNTPKYGERQIAEGDLITFPNPRPGRHYTIDITLPEFTCKCPFSGYPDFATIYVHYVPYEKVVELKALKLYINSYRDRYISHEESVNQILDDIVAACDPLEITIKGDFLPRGNVHTVIEVKHQRKDEG is encoded by the coding sequence ATGACACACATTCCGACTCCACCCGATCGCTCCTCCACCTCAGACCCTGAAACACCAAACACGCCCAAGTATGGAGAGCGCCAGATTGCCGAAGGAGACCTGATCACTTTTCCAAATCCGCGTCCTGGTCGCCACTACACAATCGACATCACGCTGCCCGAATTTACCTGCAAATGCCCCTTTTCGGGCTATCCCGACTTTGCCACCATCTACGTTCACTATGTCCCCTACGAAAAAGTCGTGGAACTAAAAGCTCTTAAGCTCTACATCAACAGCTATCGCGATCGCTATATTTCTCACGAAGAATCCGTCAATCAAATTTTGGATGATATTGTTGCTGCTTGCGATCCCCTGGAAATTACCATCAAAGGTGATTTTCTGCCGCGTGGCAACGTGCATACGGTGATTGAGGTAAAGCACCAAAGAAAGGATGAAGGATGA
- a CDS encoding ATP-dependent Zn protease — MNQTSLNLIAITIFVLVMASLLGPLLQISPVIPAIAVFGILSVATVDSFTWQGQLGTLVIDWFNQFSTEHRDRVLRHEAGHFLVAHLLNIPVTGYTLSAWDAFRQHQPGFGGVSFGSEELDQAIEQRVLSTQLLDRYCMVLMAGIAAETLVYGNAEGGADDRQKLRFLWSQLNRPDTEAEPKQKWAAFQAKNLIKTHEVAYNALIAAMEQQAPVEDCRLAIEQHLAQNLP; from the coding sequence GTGAACCAAACCTCTCTTAATCTCATTGCCATCACTATCTTTGTCCTCGTCATGGCGAGTTTGCTGGGGCCTCTACTCCAAATTTCTCCAGTGATTCCGGCGATCGCCGTGTTTGGCATTCTCAGTGTTGCTACCGTTGACAGCTTCACGTGGCAGGGGCAGCTTGGAACTCTGGTGATTGATTGGTTTAACCAGTTTTCCACCGAACATCGAGACCGGGTGTTGCGGCACGAAGCCGGACATTTTCTTGTGGCGCACTTGTTAAACATTCCCGTCACGGGTTACACCTTAAGCGCCTGGGACGCCTTTCGTCAGCATCAGCCCGGGTTTGGCGGCGTCAGCTTTGGTTCCGAGGAACTTGATCAAGCCATTGAGCAACGGGTTCTATCGACGCAACTCCTCGATCGCTACTGCATGGTACTAATGGCAGGGATTGCCGCTGAAACGCTGGTTTATGGCAATGCGGAAGGAGGAGCAGACGATCGGCAAAAGCTGCGGTTTTTATGGTCTCAACTCAACCGTCCAGATACCGAAGCAGAGCCAAAACAAAAGTGGGCCGCCTTTCAAGCCAAAAATCTGATTAAAACCCATGAAGTTGCTTACAACGCACTGATTGCAGCAATGGAACAACAAGCACCTGTGGAAGACTGTCGATTAGCGATTGAACAACACTTGGCACAGAATTTACCGTAG
- a CDS encoding AI-2E family transporter: protein MRRQHRVNYLTRLLIAIGVIGLFVLVVLLAWAVVDVLLLGFLGVLLAVVLRTLAKPIARRTPLSSKAALGVVVVLLVIALVTVGWLLVPEIVAQTDQLVERVGNAIEQLEAIVPDFLDLDDLGTDGLGNILNRGNGQWLNPNNILPQLMDTFALTLGVLADILFVLFIGLFVAFDPQLYCNGIVRLIPPKGRKRARTAIDKIVEGLRAWLLGRIISMIVVGIVTSLGLWLLNIPLALVLGLIAALLEFVPVVGPLLAAIPGILIAFTLGLTPVIYVSLFYLIMQQLEGNVLTPIVQQQVVSLPPALGLSTVLAMGILFGILGILVATPLTVVVFILIRILYVKDMLEPNCDDI, encoded by the coding sequence ATGAGACGACAACACCGCGTTAATTATTTAACCCGGTTGCTGATTGCGATCGGGGTGATTGGGCTATTTGTCCTAGTCGTACTGTTGGCTTGGGCGGTGGTCGATGTGCTACTGTTGGGATTTTTAGGGGTGCTGCTGGCGGTCGTGTTGCGAACCTTGGCAAAGCCGATCGCTCGTCGAACTCCCCTATCTAGCAAAGCAGCATTGGGGGTAGTGGTCGTGCTGCTGGTCATTGCCTTAGTAACGGTAGGGTGGTTGCTTGTCCCTGAGATTGTTGCCCAGACCGATCAATTAGTAGAGCGAGTGGGGAATGCCATTGAACAGCTAGAGGCGATCGTTCCAGATTTTCTTGATTTGGATGATTTGGGAACCGATGGATTGGGCAACATTCTGAATCGAGGCAATGGGCAGTGGCTGAATCCAAACAACATCCTGCCTCAACTGATGGATACCTTCGCCCTCACTTTGGGTGTCTTGGCAGATATTTTATTCGTGCTATTCATCGGTTTGTTTGTAGCGTTTGATCCTCAGTTATACTGCAATGGCATTGTGAGATTAATTCCTCCTAAGGGGCGAAAACGGGCACGAACGGCGATCGATAAAATCGTAGAGGGACTGCGGGCCTGGCTATTAGGACGTATCATTTCTATGATTGTAGTTGGGATCGTTACTAGTCTTGGCTTGTGGCTGTTAAACATTCCACTGGCTTTGGTTTTGGGACTGATTGCAGCATTATTAGAATTTGTGCCCGTAGTGGGACCACTACTTGCCGCCATTCCCGGCATATTAATTGCCTTTACCTTGGGACTCACGCCAGTCATTTATGTGTCTTTGTTTTATTTGATTATGCAGCAACTTGAAGGGAATGTGTTGACTCCGATCGTACAGCAACAAGTTGTTTCTCTGCCCCCAGCCTTGGGTCTGTCTACGGTATTGGCAATGGGAATTCTGTTTGGAATTTTGGGAATTTTGGTTGCTACGCCGTTGACGGTTGTTGTGTTTATCCTGATACGAATACTGTATGTAAAAGATATGCTAGAACCGAATTGTGACGATATTTAA
- a CDS encoding DUF3370 domain-containing protein produces MLTVLSFLSLAQIVAPVPVPPPSATSSPALESPVARPTPVQQPSSNLPDAPVLIPPIQPPIVAPPPVTPPARQVEVVRSQEVRPLPGQLDEIPVFNSNSPEIIQTDGILLSTFPADGMRSAEAHLNYPLQGRFDLFAHHIAKGVTPEDDRTPFLGVIVYNPTNEPVTLDILQAVSYLSQEAPFVDLPSYVGNPVGNVFAGPGSRTTNDVLRGQRQPHWPAQVIIPPRRSQLLVNVPIPLRRLTVATDGTLPPGYIIPPAVAAAAPTTASRGAASLAGTAPTGTATAVTEVAASSNSSNSSSSSNPSSRPPSNRTPATNGRTILMHLSSSGPVYLASLAMYAPKVVGGGERVPSLQDWEALLRNGSLAVPRDRNPTPPDARAFLRFFYGRVAGVAQGSQWSALATDGEGVEHLSIPRPGEEFSYVISTVDHNTFGTGQIQSAPMLVRYPDTAYRAHGNYGIKYDISMPLYNHTNSTQRVAILLQTPVQDEGLESGLRFREPPDNQIFFRGTVRLRFTDDFGIPQTRYLHIVQRRGQQGEPLLQMTMPPGNRRLVEVQFIYPPDSTPPQVLTVRTQGNREIIEVRNE; encoded by the coding sequence ATGCTAACGGTTCTGTCTTTTCTATCTTTGGCGCAGATTGTTGCTCCAGTACCAGTGCCTCCTCCATCTGCAACGTCATCTCCGGCCCTTGAATCGCCAGTAGCGCGACCAACCCCAGTGCAGCAGCCATCCTCTAATTTGCCAGATGCTCCGGTGTTAATTCCGCCCATTCAGCCCCCGATCGTGGCACCGCCGCCAGTGACACCGCCTGCACGTCAAGTGGAAGTGGTTCGATCGCAGGAGGTGCGTCCTTTACCAGGGCAACTTGATGAAATCCCTGTTTTTAACAGCAATAGTCCAGAGATTATTCAAACAGACGGAATTCTGCTTTCAACCTTTCCAGCCGATGGAATGCGATCGGCAGAGGCTCATCTCAACTATCCGCTGCAAGGACGGTTTGATCTATTTGCTCACCACATCGCTAAAGGTGTGACCCCAGAAGACGATCGCACGCCATTTTTAGGCGTGATTGTCTATAACCCCACCAATGAACCTGTAACGCTGGACATTTTGCAAGCGGTTAGCTATCTCAGCCAAGAAGCTCCATTTGTTGATCTGCCCTCCTATGTCGGCAACCCGGTAGGAAATGTGTTTGCTGGACCAGGTAGCCGCACCACGAATGATGTATTAAGAGGACAACGACAGCCCCACTGGCCTGCCCAAGTCATTATTCCCCCCCGCCGGAGCCAATTGCTGGTGAATGTGCCGATTCCGCTGCGTCGTCTCACAGTCGCTACGGATGGAACGTTGCCGCCAGGATACATCATTCCACCAGCCGTTGCTGCTGCCGCTCCGACGACCGCCTCCCGAGGCGCTGCTTCCCTAGCTGGAACCGCCCCCACAGGTACAGCAACCGCTGTAACCGAAGTGGCTGCCAGTTCAAATTCGTCCAATTCTTCCAGTTCTTCTAATCCGAGCAGTCGTCCTCCCAGTAACCGCACTCCTGCCACAAATGGACGGACGATACTGATGCACCTTTCCAGCAGTGGCCCAGTGTATTTGGCCAGCCTGGCAATGTATGCCCCGAAAGTAGTTGGAGGTGGGGAACGGGTACCCTCGCTGCAAGACTGGGAAGCGTTGTTACGCAACGGGTCACTGGCGGTTCCTCGCGATCGCAACCCAACCCCGCCAGATGCTAGAGCATTTCTTCGCTTCTTCTATGGCCGAGTGGCTGGGGTGGCGCAAGGCTCTCAGTGGTCTGCCCTTGCGACGGATGGAGAGGGCGTTGAGCATCTCTCGATTCCTAGACCGGGCGAGGAATTTTCTTACGTGATCAGCACCGTCGATCACAATACCTTCGGCACAGGGCAGATTCAAAGTGCTCCGATGCTGGTGCGCTATCCAGACACAGCCTATCGAGCGCACGGTAATTATGGCATCAAGTATGACATTTCGATGCCTCTCTATAACCACACTAACAGCACTCAGCGTGTGGCCATTCTGCTGCAAACGCCAGTACAAGACGAGGGGTTGGAATCCGGTCTACGCTTTCGAGAACCACCCGACAATCAAATTTTCTTCCGGGGCACGGTTCGCCTACGGTTTACTGATGACTTTGGTATTCCGCAGACCCGCTATCTCCACATAGTGCAGCGACGGGGGCAACAGGGGGAACCCTTGCTACAGATGACAATGCCGCCTGGTAATCGGCGGCTCGTCGAAGTGCAATTTATCTATCCGCCTGATTCAACGCCACCGCAAGTTTTGACAGTACGGACGCAGGGCAACCGCGAAATCATTGAAGTCAGAAACGAATAA
- the hisB gene encoding imidazoleglycerol-phosphate dehydratase HisB — translation MQTRDSRSNPSDQVSRAPIAPSRDLEFLARTASIHRITGETDVQVSLNLDGQGHCQVSTGVPFLDHMLHQISSHGLIDLDIKATGDLEIDDHHTNEDVGITLGQALAKALGDRKGIVRFGHFFAPLDEALVQVTLDFSGRPHLSYGLQIPTERVGSYDTQLVREFFVAIVNHAQLTLHIRQLDGINSHHIIEATFKAFARALRMAIEIDPRRSHLIPSSKGVL, via the coding sequence ATGCAAACCCGTGATTCCCGCAGCAACCCCTCTGATCAAGTGTCTCGTGCGCCGATCGCTCCATCTCGCGATTTAGAATTTCTGGCTCGAACCGCCAGTATTCATCGCATTACCGGTGAAACCGATGTGCAGGTTAGCCTCAATCTGGATGGGCAGGGACACTGTCAGGTGAGTACTGGGGTGCCGTTTTTGGATCATATGCTGCATCAAATCTCGTCGCACGGGTTGATTGATCTCGACATTAAAGCCACAGGCGATCTGGAAATTGACGATCATCACACCAATGAAGATGTAGGCATCACGCTGGGTCAAGCGCTAGCTAAAGCATTGGGCGATCGCAAAGGCATTGTGCGCTTTGGTCATTTTTTTGCTCCCTTGGATGAGGCCTTAGTGCAGGTAACGCTGGACTTCTCCGGTCGCCCCCACCTCAGCTATGGGCTGCAAATTCCTACAGAGCGCGTTGGGTCGTATGACACGCAATTAGTGCGGGAATTTTTTGTGGCCATTGTCAATCATGCCCAACTCACCCTGCACATTCGCCAACTTGATGGCATCAACTCTCATCACATCATTGAAGCGACCTTCAAAGCCTTTGCACGGGCCTTGCGAATGGCCATTGAAATTGATCCGCGTCGATCGCACCTAATCCCTAGTTCCAAAGGCGTTCTATGA
- a CDS encoding ferritin-like domain-containing protein has product MNLFTQVLHLVGSGATAYITARNLRDLRTRPDMLAGFQLAESGSVPFLQALQHRATAEGDTWLAEKLAKHAQDEQRHGQIFAHALKQLNKQIIDFKSLPEKAADGKPDERRRSPFFEAYFQGYSQADLRPDNIDWIVFFASTYILELDACKDFVRMANALPDTDTASVNLKKGLLSIARDEEGHAAYLREAMERRLPYVDVVNLIDRWRTRKVDALLAMVTNLLQKGGKLPSMARDGVPTEMGDDLNQSTSQADQQADLAAA; this is encoded by the coding sequence ATGAATCTTTTTACTCAAGTTCTCCACCTCGTTGGTTCTGGTGCAACAGCCTACATCACGGCTCGCAACCTCCGTGATTTGCGCACCCGCCCCGATATGCTAGCTGGCTTTCAGTTGGCAGAATCTGGTTCGGTTCCATTTCTGCAAGCTCTACAGCACCGGGCTACGGCTGAAGGCGATACTTGGCTAGCGGAAAAGCTGGCAAAGCATGCCCAAGATGAACAGCGACACGGGCAGATTTTTGCTCATGCGCTGAAACAACTAAATAAACAGATCATTGATTTCAAGAGCTTGCCGGAAAAAGCGGCAGACGGTAAACCCGATGAGCGACGCCGCAGCCCCTTCTTTGAAGCCTATTTTCAGGGTTATTCTCAAGCCGACCTACGTCCTGACAATATTGACTGGATTGTGTTCTTTGCCAGCACCTATATCCTGGAACTGGATGCTTGCAAAGATTTTGTTCGTATGGCCAATGCACTCCCTGATACGGATACTGCCAGCGTCAATTTGAAAAAAGGGTTACTCAGCATTGCCCGCGACGAAGAAGGACATGCCGCCTATCTGCGTGAAGCAATGGAACGACGCTTGCCTTATGTGGATGTGGTGAATCTGATCGATCGATGGCGCACTCGCAAGGTAGACGCTTTGCTGGCTATGGTGACAAACTTGCTGCAAAAAGGCGGTAAGCTACCGTCAATGGCGCGAGATGGGGTTCCAACAGAAATGGGCGATGATCTCAATCAATCTACTAGCCAAGCAGATCAACAGGCTGATTTGGCAGCAGCTTGA
- a CDS encoding AEC family transporter gives MVDWQTFARLYLPLIGWIGLGLVLGRTLPSAVPMHLGKVLFWVGVPLSIMIFIRQSDFSLSVWLAPIVAWLAVLLGIGFAWSWIHLQLVSPHSLHRRASQGSFLLSAMVGNTGYLGYPVALTLVGPQYFGWAVLYDTLGSTLAAYGLGVVLAAYFGQADRQTSPNILLALIKNPALWSFWLGLAGRSVLLSPSIEQSLRGLGWGVIALSLLLLGMRLSQLRSWHHVQPASISLGIKMLIVPLVGGYGLRWLGITGAPLLVLVLQMSMPPAFATLIITEAYNLDRELSVTALAIGSALILLTLPVWLWLFGGS, from the coding sequence ATGGTGGATTGGCAAACATTTGCAAGACTTTATCTTCCCTTAATTGGTTGGATCGGACTAGGGCTAGTGTTGGGACGCACGTTACCGTCGGCAGTTCCTATGCACTTGGGCAAGGTGCTGTTCTGGGTCGGCGTTCCCCTTAGCATCATGATTTTTATACGTCAATCGGATTTTTCGCTGTCGGTCTGGCTAGCCCCGATCGTGGCCTGGTTGGCGGTATTGTTAGGGATTGGCTTTGCCTGGAGTTGGATACACCTGCAACTGGTTTCACCGCATTCCCTCCACCGTCGAGCCAGCCAAGGCAGTTTTTTGCTGTCAGCAATGGTAGGAAATACTGGCTATTTAGGATACCCGGTGGCGTTGACACTGGTGGGGCCACAATATTTTGGTTGGGCTGTGCTTTACGACACATTGGGCAGTACGCTGGCTGCCTATGGGCTGGGCGTGGTGTTAGCTGCTTATTTTGGTCAAGCCGATCGCCAAACCAGCCCAAACATCCTCTTGGCGTTGATCAAAAATCCGGCGCTCTGGAGTTTTTGGTTGGGACTAGCCGGGCGATCGGTGCTGTTGTCGCCCAGCATAGAGCAGAGCTTAAGAGGACTAGGGTGGGGGGTGATTGCCCTGTCGTTGCTGTTGCTGGGAATGCGTTTAAGTCAACTGAGATCCTGGCACCATGTACAACCCGCTTCGATTAGCCTAGGGATCAAAATGCTGATCGTGCCACTTGTTGGCGGCTATGGATTGCGATGGCTTGGCATCACGGGTGCGCCGTTGTTGGTGCTGGTGCTGCAAATGTCCATGCCGCCCGCGTTTGCCACGTTAATTATCACTGAGGCCTATAACCTCGATCGCGAGTTGTCCGTCACCGCCTTAGCAATTGGCTCAGCCCTGATTCTGCTGACGTTGCCCGTCTGGCTTTGGTTGTTTGGTGGGTCATAG